One Phycisphaerae bacterium genomic window carries:
- a CDS encoding ABC transporter permease, whose translation MSTIECLTPALPRARRAPGVVLVVATREVAAALRNRWFLLYALCFAFLSLSLSFVALAGTGRYGFAGFGRTAASLVNLVLLIVPLMALTAGASCIAGERERGTLETLLAQPVTRWEVLLGKWLGLALALAAALALGFGATALLLGARGASAGLWRYATIFGFSVLLAWSMLSVGLLISTLARSTSLALGVAIFGWLALVFLGDLGLMGGTMALRLSAQELLAAALANPLQVFKLLAVSSIHRSLDLLGPAGIYAAQTFEGRLPWLLGMILGGWVVIPLILAVLAFSWRGSR comes from the coding sequence ATGAGCACGATTGAGTGCCTCACGCCAGCGTTGCCGCGCGCCCGCCGGGCGCCTGGCGTCGTGCTCGTCGTGGCGACCCGCGAAGTCGCCGCCGCCCTGCGGAATCGCTGGTTTCTCCTCTACGCCCTGTGCTTCGCGTTTCTGTCGTTGAGCCTGTCGTTTGTCGCACTGGCCGGCACTGGTCGCTACGGTTTCGCCGGCTTCGGCCGCACGGCCGCCAGCCTGGTCAATCTCGTGCTGCTCATCGTGCCGCTTATGGCACTTACTGCCGGTGCGAGTTGCATCGCCGGCGAGCGCGAACGCGGGACACTGGAGACGCTACTGGCGCAGCCGGTCACCCGTTGGGAGGTACTGCTTGGCAAGTGGCTGGGGCTGGCACTGGCCCTGGCGGCGGCCCTGGCACTGGGTTTCGGGGCTACGGCACTGTTGCTTGGGGCCCGGGGCGCCTCGGCCGGCCTGTGGCGCTATGCCACGATTTTCGGCTTCAGCGTCCTGTTGGCCTGGTCCATGCTCAGTGTCGGATTGCTCATCTCGACGCTCGCGCGCAGCACGTCCCTGGCCCTGGGGGTGGCCATCTTCGGCTGGCTGGCGCTGGTCTTCTTGGGTGATCTGGGTCTGATGGGCGGCACCATGGCCCTGCGGCTGTCGGCGCAGGAGCTGCTCGCGGCGGCGCTCGCCAACCCGCTCCAGGTGTTCAAGCTGCTCGCAGTGAGCAGCATCCATCGTTCGCTCGATCTGCTCGGTCCAGCGGGTATCTACGCGGCACAGACATTTGAGGGTCGTTTGCCATGGTTGCTCGGGATGATACTCGGTGGCTGGGTTGTGATTCCGCTGATACTCGCTGTGCTGGCGTTCTCGTGGAGGGGCTCGCGATGA